In Thalassotalea sp. Sam97, a single window of DNA contains:
- a CDS encoding MBL fold metallo-hydrolase — MVAQNKELRRELKRKQRAELEFPDFGEIKEGQPTELVAGVYQLKMPLKMALSHINVYLLADGDGWYIVDTGLPNQESRQYWQHLANTFFNNRPVKGIICTHFHYDHAGLAPFLMELFDAPVWMTMGEYYTLRSLAVEDREKRVQAQTQFLLKQGMPNDMVDKVAKTCRHDPFVSFVPSHFNRLCEQQTFVIGGRKWTVKIGRGHSPEHACLFSAGEQNLLLAGDQVLPDISSNIFVSDTEPFADSLSQWFASLSSLQLLPTDTLVLPSHGKAFINLHARVEQLQQHHQSLLETILQEANKIEQFNAYQAMNWLFPQIKNAVDSMLAQSETLAHLNYLCTNNKIKRVPSNQHVLMYTTRTRAGTF, encoded by the coding sequence ATGGTCGCTCAAAATAAAGAATTAAGGCGAGAGCTTAAGCGCAAACAGCGTGCTGAGCTTGAGTTTCCAGATTTTGGTGAGATCAAAGAGGGTCAACCAACAGAGTTAGTGGCAGGCGTTTATCAGTTGAAAATGCCACTGAAAATGGCGTTGTCACACATTAATGTCTACCTCTTAGCTGACGGTGATGGCTGGTACATTGTCGACACTGGGTTACCAAATCAAGAGAGCAGACAATATTGGCAACATCTTGCCAACACTTTTTTTAACAATCGCCCCGTCAAAGGCATTATTTGTACCCATTTTCATTACGACCATGCCGGTTTAGCGCCTTTTTTAATGGAGCTGTTTGATGCGCCAGTGTGGATGACCATGGGCGAATACTATACGTTGCGCTCTTTGGCGGTGGAAGATAGAGAAAAACGTGTACAGGCACAAACTCAGTTTTTGTTAAAACAGGGGATGCCAAACGATATGGTGGACAAAGTCGCTAAGACATGTCGTCACGATCCTTTTGTTAGTTTCGTCCCAAGTCATTTTAATCGCCTTTGTGAACAACAAACCTTTGTCATTGGTGGTCGTAAATGGACGGTGAAAATTGGCCGAGGACATTCTCCAGAGCATGCCTGTCTATTCAGTGCTGGTGAGCAGAATCTATTACTTGCCGGCGACCAAGTATTACCCGACATAAGTTCCAACATATTTGTATCAGATACCGAGCCATTTGCCGATAGTTTATCGCAGTGGTTCGCTTCGTTGTCATCGTTGCAATTATTACCAACCGACACATTAGTGTTGCCTTCTCATGGAAAAGCATTTATTAATTTACACGCAAGGGTTGAGCAGTTGCAGCAACATCATCAAAGTTTGCTGGAAACTATCTTGCAGGAAGCGAACAAAATTGAACAGTTTAATGCTTATCAAGCAATGAACTGGCTATTCCCTCAGATAAAAAACGCAGTAGATAGTATGTTGGCTCAGAGCGAAACGTTAGCTCACCTCAATTATCTCTGCACTAATAATAAAATAAAACGAGTGCCCTCAAATCAGCATGTCCTCATGTATACAACAAGAACAAGAGCAGGCACATTTTAG
- a CDS encoding FAD-binding protein — protein MKTQYDVIVVGSGAGAMTAALTAKDKGLDVLVIEKSDKFGGTSALSGGGIWIPNNSQFKQLGGKDDYDKALTYLRASTQGDVDESRLHAYLKFAPEMVDYLHENSQVRYAVAAEYPDYYPHLPGSLAGGRTLDPELFDASKLNGHMSELREASPATLLMGKIGWTARDAHLAISRKFGWQFMILKRMMRYKFDSKWRKKHNTKRDRRVGLGSSLIASLRASLMDRDIPLWLNTEFVDFIKDGNRITGVNVMQSGQELSLTASKGVIMASGGFEQNQQLREKYLPQPTDVKWSATPVGENTGNALEAGIKHGMATDLLECAWWAPTVLVPKEDKARGLFAERAFPGVIVVNDRGERFTNEAGPYLEFGEAMYQDHQKNLSGNITSYAVFDASFRFNYAIGPLMPGQIMPDRRLPEAWKDTVYYKADSLDALAEQINVDASALADTVDKVNHYAATGRDDDFARGGNVFDRYYGDRNVKPNPCLAPIKKGPFYAVPIQAGDIGTKGGLLTNEFGQVLFDADKAPVEGLYAIGNCSAAVMGKSYPGAGSTLGPAMTFGYIAAHHIAGQ, from the coding sequence ATGAAAACTCAATATGATGTGATTGTTGTCGGCTCTGGCGCTGGTGCTATGACCGCGGCACTTACTGCCAAAGATAAAGGCCTAGATGTTTTAGTTATTGAAAAATCCGATAAGTTTGGTGGAACATCAGCGCTATCGGGTGGCGGTATTTGGATCCCAAATAATAGCCAATTTAAACAGCTTGGCGGCAAAGATGACTACGATAAAGCGTTAACGTATTTGCGTGCTTCAACCCAAGGTGATGTCGACGAGTCACGTTTGCACGCTTACTTAAAGTTTGCCCCAGAGATGGTCGATTACCTGCATGAAAACTCACAAGTGCGCTACGCAGTAGCAGCAGAATACCCAGACTACTATCCGCACTTACCGGGCTCGTTAGCTGGCGGTCGTACGCTTGATCCTGAGTTATTTGATGCCAGTAAATTAAATGGCCATATGAGCGAGCTTCGTGAAGCATCACCAGCAACCTTGTTAATGGGTAAAATTGGCTGGACGGCACGTGATGCGCATTTGGCGATTAGTCGTAAATTTGGTTGGCAGTTTATGATTTTAAAACGCATGATGCGTTATAAATTCGATTCAAAATGGCGTAAAAAGCACAATACCAAACGTGACCGCCGTGTTGGTTTGGGTAGTAGCTTAATTGCTTCATTACGCGCTTCGTTAATGGATCGCGACATACCACTTTGGCTTAACACAGAGTTCGTTGATTTTATCAAAGACGGTAATCGCATTACTGGTGTTAATGTGATGCAGTCTGGTCAAGAGCTAAGCTTAACAGCGTCAAAAGGTGTGATCATGGCAAGCGGTGGTTTTGAACAAAACCAACAATTACGTGAGAAGTACCTACCACAGCCAACTGACGTGAAATGGAGCGCAACCCCAGTTGGTGAAAACACTGGTAACGCGCTAGAAGCGGGCATTAAGCATGGCATGGCGACCGATTTACTTGAATGTGCTTGGTGGGCACCAACCGTATTGGTACCGAAAGAAGATAAAGCGCGAGGCTTGTTTGCTGAACGTGCTTTCCCTGGTGTTATCGTGGTCAATGACCGTGGTGAACGTTTTACTAACGAAGCAGGGCCGTATTTAGAGTTTGGTGAAGCCATGTATCAAGATCACCAAAAAAACTTATCTGGCAACATCACTTCGTATGCGGTATTTGACGCCAGTTTTCGCTTTAATTACGCCATCGGCCCATTAATGCCTGGGCAAATTATGCCAGACAGACGTCTTCCAGAAGCTTGGAAAGATACGGTCTACTATAAAGCAGACTCACTCGATGCGTTAGCTGAACAAATTAATGTCGATGCGTCTGCGTTAGCGGATACAGTGGATAAGGTAAACCATTACGCGGCAACGGGTCGAGACGACGACTTTGCTCGTGGCGGTAACGTGTTCGATCGCTACTATGGTGACCGTAATGTTAAGCCGAACCCGTGTTTAGCACCAATTAAAAAAGGCCCGTTTTATGCGGTGCCGATCCAAGCGGGCGATATTGGTACTAAAGGTGGCTTACTAACCAATGAATTTGGCCAAGTGTTATTTGACGCAGATAAAGCGCCTGTTGAGGGGTTATACGCGATTGGTAATTGCTCTGCTGCGGTTATGGGTAAAAGCTACCCTGGAGCGGGGTCAACCTTGGGACCAGCAATGACCTTTGGTTATATTGCTGCGCATCATATCGCGGGCCAGTAA
- a CDS encoding class I adenylate-forming enzyme family protein yields the protein MVYQTLASIQQKLTQPGAPFELAQCPEQQVPYFKQAPDVLADMLQAVRREDDSVFLVYGDDRWSYRRFYQAVDRTAAYLQSSGIEPGQRLAIAMRNRPEWAVFFVAAVFVGAVPAPLNSFGLGEELNAAINDIKPDVLVCDDARYRRISECATQLPKLVICLHDLITDPAQHDANVIDAESVINQDNAVWSKPNINGDSPALILFTSGATSRAKAALSTNRAVCQALYNINYITAISAMSSPEAIAAIQEKAMPPVALTAVPLFHVSGLHAQLLNGLLSGRKLVFIHKWDTENALELLEQEQVTVFNGAPAMIMQMMRHHEFSEGKIQHQLAGLGFGGAGIPKKLISEVLEKMPNKMIGIGYGMTETNGVGAAGSGAIFNAHPNASGIVSPIMQVRIVREDGSIAEAGGVGEIQLKGVTLMSGYMDAEHGICNPADDNGWLSTGDIGYVDEHNYLFVIDRLKDVINRAGENISAAEVECCLLHHDDVLEAGVTGIPDEDLGEAVVAVVSQRSGSNVSEEDLIKYCAERLACFKVPSKVILTEEKLPRNPAGKLLKVELKSNFISALA from the coding sequence ATGGTTTATCAAACATTAGCGTCAATTCAACAAAAGTTAACCCAACCTGGTGCGCCATTTGAATTAGCGCAATGTCCAGAGCAACAAGTACCGTACTTTAAGCAAGCACCTGACGTGTTAGCGGACATGTTACAAGCCGTGCGTCGAGAAGACGATAGCGTGTTTTTAGTTTACGGTGATGACCGTTGGAGCTACCGTCGTTTTTATCAAGCGGTTGATCGCACAGCCGCGTATCTGCAAAGCTCGGGGATCGAACCTGGTCAACGTTTAGCGATAGCGATGCGCAATCGCCCTGAATGGGCGGTATTTTTTGTCGCAGCTGTATTTGTTGGTGCGGTACCAGCGCCGCTAAATAGCTTTGGCTTAGGCGAAGAGCTTAATGCAGCAATTAATGACATAAAACCAGACGTATTAGTATGTGATGATGCGCGCTATAGAAGAATTAGCGAATGCGCAACACAGCTGCCGAAGCTAGTTATTTGTTTACATGACTTGATCACCGATCCTGCACAACATGATGCTAATGTGATTGACGCAGAATCGGTGATAAACCAAGACAATGCTGTTTGGAGCAAACCTAATATTAACGGAGATTCCCCAGCATTAATTTTATTTACCTCCGGCGCAACAAGTCGGGCGAAAGCGGCATTGTCAACCAATCGAGCGGTTTGTCAGGCGCTATATAACATTAATTACATCACCGCGATTTCTGCGATGAGTTCACCAGAAGCGATAGCGGCTATTCAAGAAAAGGCAATGCCGCCTGTGGCATTAACAGCGGTGCCATTGTTTCACGTTAGTGGTTTGCATGCGCAATTACTTAATGGCTTGTTATCAGGCCGTAAGTTGGTATTTATTCATAAATGGGATACCGAAAATGCGCTAGAGTTGCTTGAACAAGAGCAAGTAACAGTATTTAACGGTGCGCCAGCGATGATCATGCAAATGATGCGTCATCACGAGTTTAGCGAAGGAAAAATTCAGCATCAACTAGCCGGCCTTGGTTTTGGCGGCGCAGGTATTCCGAAGAAGCTGATCAGCGAAGTACTCGAGAAAATGCCCAATAAAATGATTGGTATCGGTTATGGTATGACCGAAACCAATGGGGTTGGAGCGGCTGGCTCAGGCGCTATTTTTAATGCTCATCCTAACGCATCAGGCATTGTTTCGCCAATTATGCAAGTGCGTATTGTTCGCGAAGATGGTTCTATTGCTGAAGCCGGCGGGGTGGGTGAAATCCAACTTAAGGGTGTTACGTTAATGAGTGGTTACATGGATGCTGAACACGGTATTTGTAACCCAGCAGATGACAACGGTTGGTTAAGCACCGGCGACATTGGTTATGTGGATGAGCACAACTATTTATTTGTTATCGATCGTTTAAAAGACGTGATTAACCGAGCAGGCGAAAATATTTCTGCAGCTGAAGTCGAGTGTTGTTTATTACACCATGATGACGTTTTAGAGGCGGGTGTAACCGGTATTCCTGACGAAGACCTAGGTGAAGCGGTGGTTGCGGTGGTAAGTCAACGCAGTGGTAGCAATGTTAGCGAAGAAGACTTAATTAAGTACTGTGCTGAACGTTTAGCATGCTTTAAAGTACCCTCTAAAGTCATCTTGACTGAAGAAAAATTACCAAGAAACCCTGCCGGTAAGCTATTAAAAGTCGAGCTTAAATCTAATTTCATTAGTGCGCTAGCGTAA